The following are encoded in a window of Numida meleagris isolate 19003 breed g44 Domestic line chromosome 13, NumMel1.0, whole genome shotgun sequence genomic DNA:
- the SRL gene encoding sarcalumenin isoform X2 has product MVLFLGPWSVGKSSMINYLLGLDDTPYQLYTGAEPTTSEFTVIMHGPKLKTIEGIVMAADSARSFSPLEKFGQNFLEKLIGIEVPHKLLERVTFVDTPGIIENRKQQERGYPFNDVCQWFIDRADLIFVVFDPTKLDVGLELEMLFRQLKGRESQIRIILNKADSLATQELMRVYGALFWSLAPLINVTEPPRVYVSSFWPHEYHPDTHKDLFLKEEISLLEDLNQVIENRMENKIAFIRQHAIRVRIHALLVDRYLQTYKDKMTFFSDGELVFRDIVEDPDKFFIFKSILAKTNVSKFDLPNREAYKDFFGINPITSFKLLSQQCSYMGGCYLEKIEKAITRELPDLLGSIGLGKKPNVLSCDVTGCGETPKNRYKKP; this is encoded by the exons ATGGTGCTATTCCTGGGACCGTGGAGCGTTGGCAAATCCTCCATGATAAATTACCTCCTGGGGCTGGACGACACTCCCTACCAGCTCTACACAG GGGCAGAACCCACCACCTCTGAATTCACCGTCATCATGCACGGCCCCAAGCTGAAGACCATCGAGGGCATTGTGATGGCTGCTGACAGTGCACGCTCCTTCTCGCCCCTGGAGAAGTTTGGGCAGAACTTCTTGGAGAAGCTGATTGGAATAGAGGTGCCCCACAAACTCCTGGAGCGAGTCACCTTTGTGGACACACCAGGCATCATTGAAAACCGCAAGCAGCAAGAACGAG GTTACCCGTTCAACGACGTGTGCCAGTGGTTCATCGACAGAGCTGATCTCATCTTCGTTGTCTTTGACCCTACGAAGCTGGACGTGGGCCTGGAGCTGGAGATGCTGTTCCGCCAGCTGAAGGGCCGCGAGTCTCAGATCCGAATCATCTTGAACAAAGCCGACAGCCTGGCTACCCAGGAGCTCATGAGAGTCTACGGGGCCTTGTTCTGGAGCCTGGCTCCTCTCATCAACGTCACGGAGCCGCCCAGGGTGTACGTCAGCTCCTTCTGGCCCCACGAGTACCACCCGGATACCCACAAAGACCTGTTCCTCAAAGAAGAGATATCGCTCCTGGAAGATCTCAACCAGGTGATTGAGAACAGGATGGAAAATAAGATTGCCTTCATACGCCAGCACGCCATCCGGGTGCGCATCCACGCCCTGTTGGTCGATCGCTACCTGCAGACCTACAAGGACAAAATGACCTTCTTTAGCGATGGAGAACTGGTGTTCAGAGACATTGTGGAAGATCCTGAcaagttctttatttttaagtccaTTCTGGCAAAGACCAATGTCAGCAAATTTGACCTCCCCAACCGCGAGGCTTACAAGGACTTCTTCGGCATCAACCCCATCACCAGTTTTAAGCTGCTGTCTCAGCAGTGTTCCTACATGGGAGGGTGCTACTTGGAGAAGATCGAGAAGGCCATCACTCGCGAGCTTCCCGATCTCCTGGGAAGCATCGGCCTGGGGAAGAAGCCCAACGTTCTCTCCTGCGACGTCACTGGTTGTGGCGAAACCCCAAAGAATCGCTACAAGAAACCGTAA